Proteins co-encoded in one Malus sylvestris chromosome 9, drMalSylv7.2, whole genome shotgun sequence genomic window:
- the LOC126582831 gene encoding uncharacterized protein LOC126582831 isoform X1: protein METVVGVEGNDEGMCEESGVEKSSSSLSSPKQIADPVVYKLVRVEGDGRLVPATDDEVMEVEDFLVDEMVELPVITEAGNGWCISNEESSSGKPQKESSEGVSHSENTEADVKLCARLEYIEEMLQKVKQEERLRLACGSPDPSSAFMNVDIQCSDQHDKLPAIDEKLQSEIPLQDIVPSSSLSPDGSHINESGRIGECSKQPLDGPIESGSSASVICTSPKPDVNTLKGEICLDNLSIRELHELFRATFGRESTVKDKLWLKRRITMGLTNSCDVSTTFTIVDNKLVNKGKDDSIQNADGMLTEGSDGEAKNLGYETSPTSHSSQMENHVTVSGKRLVNISAELDCGSEDLHTDQRAAKRVRKPTKRYIEELSEVESKDCSPKVISPVKSAGQRQTSPKSCWPLGNVPLNERAIVTRSDPLGNVTNVPSNERTFVTRLDSLGGSGVQVPYVSRVRRSRPRKNIMALMKFDMSGMGVTAKLVKEAFSMRSSVSESEHADKVLKIRSASERMKPRCTAEPEKDKRRSVMGTIELRKNLGIKQTDSSEDNSDDGTAQIPTAKGGMRRKHHRAWTLVEVIKLVEGVSKCGTGRWSEIKRLSFASYSYRTSVDLKDKWRNLLKASFAQTPPDDGINSRKHASVPIPASILLKVRELAEMQVQVPPNLGPSKLATGSSRSVHQLRPGFL, encoded by the exons ATGGAAACAGTGGTCGGTGTTGAGGGGAATGATGAAGGGATGTGTGAGGAGAGTGGGGTTGAGAAAAGTAGCTCTTCTTTGTCTTCGCCAAAGCAGATTGCCGATCCTGTTGTATACAAGCTCGTTCGG GTTGAAGGTGATGGGAGATTAGTGCCAGCAACAGATGATGAAGTAATGGAAGTTGAGGATTTTCTTGTTGATGAGATGGTTGAATTACCTGTTATTACAGAGGCTGGAAATGGTTGGTGCATTTCCAATGAAGAGTCTTCCTCTGGGAAACCTCAGAAAGAAAGCTCAGAAG GTGTCTCACATTCAGAGAACACAGAAGCTGATGTGAAATTATGTGCACGGCTTGAG TACATCGAGGAGATGTTGCAAAAGGTCAAACAGGAGGAGAGGCTCCGCTTAGCATGTGGATCTCCTGATCCTTCTTCTGCTTTTATGAATGTAGACATCCAGTGTTCTGATCAGCATGATAAATTACCTGCTATTGATGAGAAGCTGCAATCTGAAATTCCTTTGCAGGATATTGTTCCTTCTTCATCACTGAGTCCAGATGGAAGCCATATTAATGAATCTGGGAGAATTGGGGAGTGCTCAAAACAACCGCTGGATGGACCAATAGAAAGTGGGTCATCAGCTTCTGTCATCTGCACTAGTCCAAAGCCTGATGTTAATACACTAAAGGGGGAGATATGCTTGGACAACCTATCAATTAGAGAACTTCATGAATTATTTCGGgcaacttttgggagagaaagTACTGTTAAGGACAAGTTGTGGCTTAAGAGGAGGATCACAATGGGGTTGACTAACTCTTGTGATGTTTCAACAACTTTCACTATTGTAGATAACAAATTGGTGAACAAGGGTAAAGATGATAGCATTCAGAATGCAGATGGTATGCTCACTGAGGGGTCAGATGGTGAAGCAAAGAATCTTGGGTATGAAACTTCACCAACTAGCCACAGTAGCCAAATGGAAAATCATGTCACTGTTTCGGGCAAGAGATTGGTAAACATTAGTGCAGAACTGGATTGTGGAAGTGAGGACCTTCACACAGATCAGAGAGCTGCCAAACGAGTTCGAAAGCCCACTAAGAGATATATTGAAGAGCTTTCTGAAGTTGAATCAAAAGATTGTAGCCCAAAAGTGATTAGTCCAGTTAAAAGTGCGGGACAACGACAAACATCTCCAAAATCTTGTTGGCCTCTTGGAAATGTCCCTTTAAATGAGAGAGCTATTGTCACCAGGTCGGACCCTCTAGGAAATGTGACAAATGTCCCTTCAAATGAGAGAACGTTTGTCACTAGGTTGGATTCTCTTGGCGGATCTGGGGTTCAGGTTCCTTATGTTTCTCGAGTTCGTAGAAGCCGTCCAAGGAAAAATATTATGGCCCTTATG aaGTTTGATATGAGTGGAATGGGTGTGACAGCTAAACTTGTAAAAGAGGCCTTTAGTATGCGTAGTTCTGTATCAGAGAGTGAGCATGCAGACAAAGTCTTGAAAATCAGATCTGCTTCTGAACGGATGAAGCCACGG TGTACTGCTGAACCAGAGAAAGACAAGCGTCGCTCAGTAATGGGCACAATTGAACTGCGAAAGAACTTGGGCATTAAACAGACAGATTCATCCGAGGACAATTCAGATGATGGTACAGCCCAGATTCCCACAGCGAAAGGTGGAATGAGAAGGAAACACCATCGAGCTTGGACTCTTGTTGAGGTTATAAAATTAGTTGAGGGTGTCTCTAAGTGTGGCACTGGGAGGTGGTCTGAGATCAAAAGGCTTTCCTTTGCATCGTATTCATATCGCACTTCTGTTGATCTCAAG GACAAGTGGAGAAACCTGCTGAAGGCTAGCTTTGCGCAAACGCCTCCTGATGATGGA ATAAACTCCCGGAAACATGCTTCAGTACCCATCCCGGCATCAATTTTGTTAAAAGTAAGAGAGCTTGCTGAGATGCAGGTGCAGGTACCGCCAAATCTAGGGCCGAGCAAGCTGGCCACTGGTAGCAGTCGAAGCGTGCATCAATTGCGACCAGGCTTCTTGTAA
- the LOC126582831 gene encoding uncharacterized protein LOC126582831 isoform X2, translated as METVVGVEGNDEGMCEESGVEKSSSSLSSPKQIADPVVYKLVRVEGDGRLVPATDDEVMEVEDFLVDEMVELPVITEAGNGWCISNEESSSGKPQKESSEGVSHSENTEADVKLCARLEYIEEMLQKVKQEERLRLACGSPDPSSAFMNVDIQCSDQHDKLPAIDEKLQSEIPLQDIVPSSSLSPDGSHINESGRIGECSKQPLDGPIESGSSASVICTSPKPDVNTLKGEICLDNLSIRELHELFRATFGRESTVKDKLWLKRRITMGLTNSCDVSTTFTIVDNKLVNKGKDDSIQNADGMLTEGSDGEAKNLGYETSPTSHSSQMENHVTVSGKRLVNISAELDCGSEDLHTDQRAAKRVRKPTKRYIEELSEVESKDCSPKVISPVKSAGQRQTSPKSCWPLGNVPLNERAIVTRSDPLGNVTNVPSNERTFVTRLDSLGGSGVQVPYVSRVRRSRPRKNIMALMFDMSGMGVTAKLVKEAFSMRSSVSESEHADKVLKIRSASERMKPRCTAEPEKDKRRSVMGTIELRKNLGIKQTDSSEDNSDDGTAQIPTAKGGMRRKHHRAWTLVEVIKLVEGVSKCGTGRWSEIKRLSFASYSYRTSVDLKDKWRNLLKASFAQTPPDDGINSRKHASVPIPASILLKVRELAEMQVQVPPNLGPSKLATGSSRSVHQLRPGFL; from the exons ATGGAAACAGTGGTCGGTGTTGAGGGGAATGATGAAGGGATGTGTGAGGAGAGTGGGGTTGAGAAAAGTAGCTCTTCTTTGTCTTCGCCAAAGCAGATTGCCGATCCTGTTGTATACAAGCTCGTTCGG GTTGAAGGTGATGGGAGATTAGTGCCAGCAACAGATGATGAAGTAATGGAAGTTGAGGATTTTCTTGTTGATGAGATGGTTGAATTACCTGTTATTACAGAGGCTGGAAATGGTTGGTGCATTTCCAATGAAGAGTCTTCCTCTGGGAAACCTCAGAAAGAAAGCTCAGAAG GTGTCTCACATTCAGAGAACACAGAAGCTGATGTGAAATTATGTGCACGGCTTGAG TACATCGAGGAGATGTTGCAAAAGGTCAAACAGGAGGAGAGGCTCCGCTTAGCATGTGGATCTCCTGATCCTTCTTCTGCTTTTATGAATGTAGACATCCAGTGTTCTGATCAGCATGATAAATTACCTGCTATTGATGAGAAGCTGCAATCTGAAATTCCTTTGCAGGATATTGTTCCTTCTTCATCACTGAGTCCAGATGGAAGCCATATTAATGAATCTGGGAGAATTGGGGAGTGCTCAAAACAACCGCTGGATGGACCAATAGAAAGTGGGTCATCAGCTTCTGTCATCTGCACTAGTCCAAAGCCTGATGTTAATACACTAAAGGGGGAGATATGCTTGGACAACCTATCAATTAGAGAACTTCATGAATTATTTCGGgcaacttttgggagagaaagTACTGTTAAGGACAAGTTGTGGCTTAAGAGGAGGATCACAATGGGGTTGACTAACTCTTGTGATGTTTCAACAACTTTCACTATTGTAGATAACAAATTGGTGAACAAGGGTAAAGATGATAGCATTCAGAATGCAGATGGTATGCTCACTGAGGGGTCAGATGGTGAAGCAAAGAATCTTGGGTATGAAACTTCACCAACTAGCCACAGTAGCCAAATGGAAAATCATGTCACTGTTTCGGGCAAGAGATTGGTAAACATTAGTGCAGAACTGGATTGTGGAAGTGAGGACCTTCACACAGATCAGAGAGCTGCCAAACGAGTTCGAAAGCCCACTAAGAGATATATTGAAGAGCTTTCTGAAGTTGAATCAAAAGATTGTAGCCCAAAAGTGATTAGTCCAGTTAAAAGTGCGGGACAACGACAAACATCTCCAAAATCTTGTTGGCCTCTTGGAAATGTCCCTTTAAATGAGAGAGCTATTGTCACCAGGTCGGACCCTCTAGGAAATGTGACAAATGTCCCTTCAAATGAGAGAACGTTTGTCACTAGGTTGGATTCTCTTGGCGGATCTGGGGTTCAGGTTCCTTATGTTTCTCGAGTTCGTAGAAGCCGTCCAAGGAAAAATATTATGGCCCTTATG TTTGATATGAGTGGAATGGGTGTGACAGCTAAACTTGTAAAAGAGGCCTTTAGTATGCGTAGTTCTGTATCAGAGAGTGAGCATGCAGACAAAGTCTTGAAAATCAGATCTGCTTCTGAACGGATGAAGCCACGG TGTACTGCTGAACCAGAGAAAGACAAGCGTCGCTCAGTAATGGGCACAATTGAACTGCGAAAGAACTTGGGCATTAAACAGACAGATTCATCCGAGGACAATTCAGATGATGGTACAGCCCAGATTCCCACAGCGAAAGGTGGAATGAGAAGGAAACACCATCGAGCTTGGACTCTTGTTGAGGTTATAAAATTAGTTGAGGGTGTCTCTAAGTGTGGCACTGGGAGGTGGTCTGAGATCAAAAGGCTTTCCTTTGCATCGTATTCATATCGCACTTCTGTTGATCTCAAG GACAAGTGGAGAAACCTGCTGAAGGCTAGCTTTGCGCAAACGCCTCCTGATGATGGA ATAAACTCCCGGAAACATGCTTCAGTACCCATCCCGGCATCAATTTTGTTAAAAGTAAGAGAGCTTGCTGAGATGCAGGTGCAGGTACCGCCAAATCTAGGGCCGAGCAAGCTGGCCACTGGTAGCAGTCGAAGCGTGCATCAATTGCGACCAGGCTTCTTGTAA
- the LOC126582831 gene encoding uncharacterized protein LOC126582831 isoform X4, producing METVVGVEGNDEGMCEESGVEKSSSSLSSPKQIADPVVYKLVRVEGDGRLVPATDDEVMEVEDFLVDEMVELPVITEAGNGWCISNEESSSGKPQKESSEGVSHSENTEADVKLCARLEDIVPSSSLSPDGSHINESGRIGECSKQPLDGPIESGSSASVICTSPKPDVNTLKGEICLDNLSIRELHELFRATFGRESTVKDKLWLKRRITMGLTNSCDVSTTFTIVDNKLVNKGKDDSIQNADGMLTEGSDGEAKNLGYETSPTSHSSQMENHVTVSGKRLVNISAELDCGSEDLHTDQRAAKRVRKPTKRYIEELSEVESKDCSPKVISPVKSAGQRQTSPKSCWPLGNVPLNERAIVTRSDPLGNVTNVPSNERTFVTRLDSLGGSGVQVPYVSRVRRSRPRKNIMALMKFDMSGMGVTAKLVKEAFSMRSSVSESEHADKVLKIRSASERMKPRCTAEPEKDKRRSVMGTIELRKNLGIKQTDSSEDNSDDGTAQIPTAKGGMRRKHHRAWTLVEVIKLVEGVSKCGTGRWSEIKRLSFASYSYRTSVDLKDKWRNLLKASFAQTPPDDGINSRKHASVPIPASILLKVRELAEMQVQVPPNLGPSKLATGSSRSVHQLRPGFL from the exons ATGGAAACAGTGGTCGGTGTTGAGGGGAATGATGAAGGGATGTGTGAGGAGAGTGGGGTTGAGAAAAGTAGCTCTTCTTTGTCTTCGCCAAAGCAGATTGCCGATCCTGTTGTATACAAGCTCGTTCGG GTTGAAGGTGATGGGAGATTAGTGCCAGCAACAGATGATGAAGTAATGGAAGTTGAGGATTTTCTTGTTGATGAGATGGTTGAATTACCTGTTATTACAGAGGCTGGAAATGGTTGGTGCATTTCCAATGAAGAGTCTTCCTCTGGGAAACCTCAGAAAGAAAGCTCAGAAG GTGTCTCACATTCAGAGAACACAGAAGCTGATGTGAAATTATGTGCACGGCTTGAG GATATTGTTCCTTCTTCATCACTGAGTCCAGATGGAAGCCATATTAATGAATCTGGGAGAATTGGGGAGTGCTCAAAACAACCGCTGGATGGACCAATAGAAAGTGGGTCATCAGCTTCTGTCATCTGCACTAGTCCAAAGCCTGATGTTAATACACTAAAGGGGGAGATATGCTTGGACAACCTATCAATTAGAGAACTTCATGAATTATTTCGGgcaacttttgggagagaaagTACTGTTAAGGACAAGTTGTGGCTTAAGAGGAGGATCACAATGGGGTTGACTAACTCTTGTGATGTTTCAACAACTTTCACTATTGTAGATAACAAATTGGTGAACAAGGGTAAAGATGATAGCATTCAGAATGCAGATGGTATGCTCACTGAGGGGTCAGATGGTGAAGCAAAGAATCTTGGGTATGAAACTTCACCAACTAGCCACAGTAGCCAAATGGAAAATCATGTCACTGTTTCGGGCAAGAGATTGGTAAACATTAGTGCAGAACTGGATTGTGGAAGTGAGGACCTTCACACAGATCAGAGAGCTGCCAAACGAGTTCGAAAGCCCACTAAGAGATATATTGAAGAGCTTTCTGAAGTTGAATCAAAAGATTGTAGCCCAAAAGTGATTAGTCCAGTTAAAAGTGCGGGACAACGACAAACATCTCCAAAATCTTGTTGGCCTCTTGGAAATGTCCCTTTAAATGAGAGAGCTATTGTCACCAGGTCGGACCCTCTAGGAAATGTGACAAATGTCCCTTCAAATGAGAGAACGTTTGTCACTAGGTTGGATTCTCTTGGCGGATCTGGGGTTCAGGTTCCTTATGTTTCTCGAGTTCGTAGAAGCCGTCCAAGGAAAAATATTATGGCCCTTATG aaGTTTGATATGAGTGGAATGGGTGTGACAGCTAAACTTGTAAAAGAGGCCTTTAGTATGCGTAGTTCTGTATCAGAGAGTGAGCATGCAGACAAAGTCTTGAAAATCAGATCTGCTTCTGAACGGATGAAGCCACGG TGTACTGCTGAACCAGAGAAAGACAAGCGTCGCTCAGTAATGGGCACAATTGAACTGCGAAAGAACTTGGGCATTAAACAGACAGATTCATCCGAGGACAATTCAGATGATGGTACAGCCCAGATTCCCACAGCGAAAGGTGGAATGAGAAGGAAACACCATCGAGCTTGGACTCTTGTTGAGGTTATAAAATTAGTTGAGGGTGTCTCTAAGTGTGGCACTGGGAGGTGGTCTGAGATCAAAAGGCTTTCCTTTGCATCGTATTCATATCGCACTTCTGTTGATCTCAAG GACAAGTGGAGAAACCTGCTGAAGGCTAGCTTTGCGCAAACGCCTCCTGATGATGGA ATAAACTCCCGGAAACATGCTTCAGTACCCATCCCGGCATCAATTTTGTTAAAAGTAAGAGAGCTTGCTGAGATGCAGGTGCAGGTACCGCCAAATCTAGGGCCGAGCAAGCTGGCCACTGGTAGCAGTCGAAGCGTGCATCAATTGCGACCAGGCTTCTTGTAA
- the LOC126582831 gene encoding uncharacterized protein LOC126582831 isoform X3 → MCEESGVEKSSSSLSSPKQIADPVVYKLVRVEGDGRLVPATDDEVMEVEDFLVDEMVELPVITEAGNGWCISNEESSSGKPQKESSEGVSHSENTEADVKLCARLEYIEEMLQKVKQEERLRLACGSPDPSSAFMNVDIQCSDQHDKLPAIDEKLQSEIPLQDIVPSSSLSPDGSHINESGRIGECSKQPLDGPIESGSSASVICTSPKPDVNTLKGEICLDNLSIRELHELFRATFGRESTVKDKLWLKRRITMGLTNSCDVSTTFTIVDNKLVNKGKDDSIQNADGMLTEGSDGEAKNLGYETSPTSHSSQMENHVTVSGKRLVNISAELDCGSEDLHTDQRAAKRVRKPTKRYIEELSEVESKDCSPKVISPVKSAGQRQTSPKSCWPLGNVPLNERAIVTRSDPLGNVTNVPSNERTFVTRLDSLGGSGVQVPYVSRVRRSRPRKNIMALMKFDMSGMGVTAKLVKEAFSMRSSVSESEHADKVLKIRSASERMKPRCTAEPEKDKRRSVMGTIELRKNLGIKQTDSSEDNSDDGTAQIPTAKGGMRRKHHRAWTLVEVIKLVEGVSKCGTGRWSEIKRLSFASYSYRTSVDLKDKWRNLLKASFAQTPPDDGINSRKHASVPIPASILLKVRELAEMQVQVPPNLGPSKLATGSSRSVHQLRPGFL, encoded by the exons ATGTGTGAGGAGAGTGGGGTTGAGAAAAGTAGCTCTTCTTTGTCTTCGCCAAAGCAGATTGCCGATCCTGTTGTATACAAGCTCGTTCGG GTTGAAGGTGATGGGAGATTAGTGCCAGCAACAGATGATGAAGTAATGGAAGTTGAGGATTTTCTTGTTGATGAGATGGTTGAATTACCTGTTATTACAGAGGCTGGAAATGGTTGGTGCATTTCCAATGAAGAGTCTTCCTCTGGGAAACCTCAGAAAGAAAGCTCAGAAG GTGTCTCACATTCAGAGAACACAGAAGCTGATGTGAAATTATGTGCACGGCTTGAG TACATCGAGGAGATGTTGCAAAAGGTCAAACAGGAGGAGAGGCTCCGCTTAGCATGTGGATCTCCTGATCCTTCTTCTGCTTTTATGAATGTAGACATCCAGTGTTCTGATCAGCATGATAAATTACCTGCTATTGATGAGAAGCTGCAATCTGAAATTCCTTTGCAGGATATTGTTCCTTCTTCATCACTGAGTCCAGATGGAAGCCATATTAATGAATCTGGGAGAATTGGGGAGTGCTCAAAACAACCGCTGGATGGACCAATAGAAAGTGGGTCATCAGCTTCTGTCATCTGCACTAGTCCAAAGCCTGATGTTAATACACTAAAGGGGGAGATATGCTTGGACAACCTATCAATTAGAGAACTTCATGAATTATTTCGGgcaacttttgggagagaaagTACTGTTAAGGACAAGTTGTGGCTTAAGAGGAGGATCACAATGGGGTTGACTAACTCTTGTGATGTTTCAACAACTTTCACTATTGTAGATAACAAATTGGTGAACAAGGGTAAAGATGATAGCATTCAGAATGCAGATGGTATGCTCACTGAGGGGTCAGATGGTGAAGCAAAGAATCTTGGGTATGAAACTTCACCAACTAGCCACAGTAGCCAAATGGAAAATCATGTCACTGTTTCGGGCAAGAGATTGGTAAACATTAGTGCAGAACTGGATTGTGGAAGTGAGGACCTTCACACAGATCAGAGAGCTGCCAAACGAGTTCGAAAGCCCACTAAGAGATATATTGAAGAGCTTTCTGAAGTTGAATCAAAAGATTGTAGCCCAAAAGTGATTAGTCCAGTTAAAAGTGCGGGACAACGACAAACATCTCCAAAATCTTGTTGGCCTCTTGGAAATGTCCCTTTAAATGAGAGAGCTATTGTCACCAGGTCGGACCCTCTAGGAAATGTGACAAATGTCCCTTCAAATGAGAGAACGTTTGTCACTAGGTTGGATTCTCTTGGCGGATCTGGGGTTCAGGTTCCTTATGTTTCTCGAGTTCGTAGAAGCCGTCCAAGGAAAAATATTATGGCCCTTATG aaGTTTGATATGAGTGGAATGGGTGTGACAGCTAAACTTGTAAAAGAGGCCTTTAGTATGCGTAGTTCTGTATCAGAGAGTGAGCATGCAGACAAAGTCTTGAAAATCAGATCTGCTTCTGAACGGATGAAGCCACGG TGTACTGCTGAACCAGAGAAAGACAAGCGTCGCTCAGTAATGGGCACAATTGAACTGCGAAAGAACTTGGGCATTAAACAGACAGATTCATCCGAGGACAATTCAGATGATGGTACAGCCCAGATTCCCACAGCGAAAGGTGGAATGAGAAGGAAACACCATCGAGCTTGGACTCTTGTTGAGGTTATAAAATTAGTTGAGGGTGTCTCTAAGTGTGGCACTGGGAGGTGGTCTGAGATCAAAAGGCTTTCCTTTGCATCGTATTCATATCGCACTTCTGTTGATCTCAAG GACAAGTGGAGAAACCTGCTGAAGGCTAGCTTTGCGCAAACGCCTCCTGATGATGGA ATAAACTCCCGGAAACATGCTTCAGTACCCATCCCGGCATCAATTTTGTTAAAAGTAAGAGAGCTTGCTGAGATGCAGGTGCAGGTACCGCCAAATCTAGGGCCGAGCAAGCTGGCCACTGGTAGCAGTCGAAGCGTGCATCAATTGCGACCAGGCTTCTTGTAA
- the LOC126582831 gene encoding uncharacterized protein LOC126582831 isoform X5 produces MRWLNYLLLQRLEMVGAFPMKSLPLGNLRKKAQKSNTFPGVSHSENTEADVKLCARLEYIEEMLQKVKQEERLRLACGSPDPSSAFMNVDIQCSDQHDKLPAIDEKLQSEIPLQDIVPSSSLSPDGSHINESGRIGECSKQPLDGPIESGSSASVICTSPKPDVNTLKGEICLDNLSIRELHELFRATFGRESTVKDKLWLKRRITMGLTNSCDVSTTFTIVDNKLVNKGKDDSIQNADGMLTEGSDGEAKNLGYETSPTSHSSQMENHVTVSGKRLVNISAELDCGSEDLHTDQRAAKRVRKPTKRYIEELSEVESKDCSPKVISPVKSAGQRQTSPKSCWPLGNVPLNERAIVTRSDPLGNVTNVPSNERTFVTRLDSLGGSGVQVPYVSRVRRSRPRKNIMALMKFDMSGMGVTAKLVKEAFSMRSSVSESEHADKVLKIRSASERMKPRCTAEPEKDKRRSVMGTIELRKNLGIKQTDSSEDNSDDGTAQIPTAKGGMRRKHHRAWTLVEVIKLVEGVSKCGTGRWSEIKRLSFASYSYRTSVDLKDKWRNLLKASFAQTPPDDGINSRKHASVPIPASILLKVRELAEMQVQVPPNLGPSKLATGSSRSVHQLRPGFL; encoded by the exons ATGAGATGGTTGAATTACCTGTTATTACAGAGGCTGGAAATGGTTGGTGCATTTCCAATGAAGAGTCTTCCTCTGGGAAACCTCAGAAAGAAAGCTCAGAAG AGCAATACATTTCCAGGTGTCTCACATTCAGAGAACACAGAAGCTGATGTGAAATTATGTGCACGGCTTGAG TACATCGAGGAGATGTTGCAAAAGGTCAAACAGGAGGAGAGGCTCCGCTTAGCATGTGGATCTCCTGATCCTTCTTCTGCTTTTATGAATGTAGACATCCAGTGTTCTGATCAGCATGATAAATTACCTGCTATTGATGAGAAGCTGCAATCTGAAATTCCTTTGCAGGATATTGTTCCTTCTTCATCACTGAGTCCAGATGGAAGCCATATTAATGAATCTGGGAGAATTGGGGAGTGCTCAAAACAACCGCTGGATGGACCAATAGAAAGTGGGTCATCAGCTTCTGTCATCTGCACTAGTCCAAAGCCTGATGTTAATACACTAAAGGGGGAGATATGCTTGGACAACCTATCAATTAGAGAACTTCATGAATTATTTCGGgcaacttttgggagagaaagTACTGTTAAGGACAAGTTGTGGCTTAAGAGGAGGATCACAATGGGGTTGACTAACTCTTGTGATGTTTCAACAACTTTCACTATTGTAGATAACAAATTGGTGAACAAGGGTAAAGATGATAGCATTCAGAATGCAGATGGTATGCTCACTGAGGGGTCAGATGGTGAAGCAAAGAATCTTGGGTATGAAACTTCACCAACTAGCCACAGTAGCCAAATGGAAAATCATGTCACTGTTTCGGGCAAGAGATTGGTAAACATTAGTGCAGAACTGGATTGTGGAAGTGAGGACCTTCACACAGATCAGAGAGCTGCCAAACGAGTTCGAAAGCCCACTAAGAGATATATTGAAGAGCTTTCTGAAGTTGAATCAAAAGATTGTAGCCCAAAAGTGATTAGTCCAGTTAAAAGTGCGGGACAACGACAAACATCTCCAAAATCTTGTTGGCCTCTTGGAAATGTCCCTTTAAATGAGAGAGCTATTGTCACCAGGTCGGACCCTCTAGGAAATGTGACAAATGTCCCTTCAAATGAGAGAACGTTTGTCACTAGGTTGGATTCTCTTGGCGGATCTGGGGTTCAGGTTCCTTATGTTTCTCGAGTTCGTAGAAGCCGTCCAAGGAAAAATATTATGGCCCTTATG aaGTTTGATATGAGTGGAATGGGTGTGACAGCTAAACTTGTAAAAGAGGCCTTTAGTATGCGTAGTTCTGTATCAGAGAGTGAGCATGCAGACAAAGTCTTGAAAATCAGATCTGCTTCTGAACGGATGAAGCCACGG TGTACTGCTGAACCAGAGAAAGACAAGCGTCGCTCAGTAATGGGCACAATTGAACTGCGAAAGAACTTGGGCATTAAACAGACAGATTCATCCGAGGACAATTCAGATGATGGTACAGCCCAGATTCCCACAGCGAAAGGTGGAATGAGAAGGAAACACCATCGAGCTTGGACTCTTGTTGAGGTTATAAAATTAGTTGAGGGTGTCTCTAAGTGTGGCACTGGGAGGTGGTCTGAGATCAAAAGGCTTTCCTTTGCATCGTATTCATATCGCACTTCTGTTGATCTCAAG GACAAGTGGAGAAACCTGCTGAAGGCTAGCTTTGCGCAAACGCCTCCTGATGATGGA ATAAACTCCCGGAAACATGCTTCAGTACCCATCCCGGCATCAATTTTGTTAAAAGTAAGAGAGCTTGCTGAGATGCAGGTGCAGGTACCGCCAAATCTAGGGCCGAGCAAGCTGGCCACTGGTAGCAGTCGAAGCGTGCATCAATTGCGACCAGGCTTCTTGTAA